The following are from one region of the Cyanobium gracile PCC 6307 genome:
- a CDS encoding GH116 family glycosyl hydrolase: MVPFGLSALQNLRRGRGPWQPPEASWSRPFGQGWSQPYTVRYASNLDDGPNHGMPLGGFGAGCLGRGLDGAFNLWHLDGGEHWFGVLPDCQFALFEQDGDGRRAHALATAPQADDSRPGSGPPLASWNWYPAATPEQPSGTVAVRYPISSHHYAAVFSADVRCEAFSPILPGDYRRTSYPVAVFAWTFSNPTNQPLELSLLLSWRNTVGWFTNTDPAAEVHFRDDGSPEHNYVPAIGRGKGQRNRWVDGAGLKGLLLEGERTQPLAEGEGQWCLAVPDEAALNHPGVEVFRCSRWDPSGDGAELWEPFSRDGSIPDSDNDRRSTGDDPLSAALAVRFRLEPGASLEIPVVISWDLPVTAFATGTRALRRYTDFFSAEGDSAAAIAGEALADWRDWQAAIEAWQAPVVQRHDLAEPLRMALLNELYDLASGGSLWTAASPGDPVGRFGVLECLDYAWYESLDVRLYGSFALLQLWPELDKAVLRSFARAIPAADPTPRPIGWYFTQGRGRVEAARKVAGATPHDLGAPNERPFDATNYTAYQDCNLWKDLASDYVLQVWRTYSLAPSGPDIRFLADCWPAAVTALDYLKQFDVNDDGLPDNGGAPDQTFDDWPLQGVSAYCGALWIAALEAALAIGQRLQLELGLDTAEEQRRFGGWLEQSRSHFDTLLWNGEYYAIDAGSGTPVVMADQLCGDFYARLLALPPVVADERALSSLKAIRQACFESFEGGRLGVANGLRRDGTPLDPEGTHPLEVWTGINFGLAAYYRLMGQSSTAFAITGAVVRQVYEGGLQFRTPEAITAAGTFRACHYLRAMAIWALWATHTGWQPIPGAERQP, from the coding sequence ATGGTGCCCTTCGGCCTCTCCGCTCTCCAGAACCTGCGGCGCGGCAGGGGTCCCTGGCAGCCCCCCGAGGCCAGCTGGTCGCGGCCGTTCGGCCAGGGCTGGAGCCAGCCCTACACGGTGCGCTACGCCAGCAACCTCGACGACGGCCCCAACCACGGCATGCCCCTGGGGGGCTTCGGCGCCGGCTGCCTGGGGCGGGGCCTCGACGGCGCCTTCAACCTCTGGCACCTCGACGGGGGGGAGCACTGGTTCGGCGTGCTGCCCGACTGCCAGTTCGCCCTTTTCGAGCAGGACGGCGACGGGCGGCGGGCCCATGCCCTGGCCACAGCGCCCCAGGCCGACGATTCCCGCCCCGGCTCCGGCCCGCCGCTGGCCTCCTGGAACTGGTACCCCGCCGCCACCCCGGAGCAGCCCAGCGGCACCGTGGCGGTGCGCTACCCGATCAGCTCCCATCACTACGCCGCGGTGTTCAGCGCCGACGTGCGCTGCGAAGCCTTCAGCCCGATCCTCCCCGGCGACTACCGCCGCACCAGCTACCCGGTCGCCGTGTTCGCCTGGACGTTCAGCAACCCAACGAATCAGCCGCTGGAGCTGTCGCTGCTGCTGAGCTGGCGCAACACCGTCGGCTGGTTCACCAACACCGACCCGGCGGCGGAGGTCCACTTCCGGGATGACGGCAGCCCGGAGCACAACTACGTGCCGGCGATCGGCCGCGGCAAGGGGCAGCGCAACCGCTGGGTCGACGGGGCCGGCCTCAAGGGCCTGCTGCTGGAGGGGGAGCGCACCCAGCCCCTGGCGGAAGGGGAAGGACAGTGGTGCCTGGCGGTACCCGACGAGGCGGCGCTGAACCACCCGGGGGTGGAGGTGTTCCGCTGCAGCCGCTGGGATCCCAGCGGTGACGGGGCGGAACTCTGGGAACCCTTCAGCCGCGATGGCTCGATCCCCGACAGTGACAACGACCGCCGCAGCACCGGCGACGATCCCCTCAGCGCCGCCCTGGCGGTGCGCTTCCGGCTGGAGCCGGGCGCCTCGCTGGAGATTCCTGTGGTGATCAGCTGGGACCTGCCCGTGACGGCCTTCGCCACCGGCACCCGGGCCCTGCGCCGCTACACCGACTTCTTCTCCGCCGAAGGCGACAGCGCCGCTGCCATCGCCGGCGAAGCCCTGGCCGACTGGCGCGACTGGCAGGCCGCGATCGAGGCCTGGCAGGCGCCGGTGGTGCAACGCCACGACCTGGCGGAACCGCTGCGCATGGCGTTGCTCAACGAGCTCTACGACCTGGCCAGTGGCGGCAGCCTCTGGACGGCCGCCAGCCCCGGCGATCCGGTGGGCCGCTTCGGAGTGCTCGAGTGCCTCGACTACGCCTGGTACGAGAGCCTCGACGTGCGGCTGTACGGCTCCTTCGCCCTGCTGCAGCTGTGGCCCGAGCTCGACAAGGCGGTGCTGCGCAGCTTCGCCCGCGCCATCCCGGCCGCCGATCCGACGCCGCGGCCGATCGGCTGGTATTTCACCCAGGGGCGGGGCCGGGTGGAGGCGGCCCGCAAGGTGGCCGGCGCCACCCCCCACGACCTCGGGGCCCCGAACGAGCGCCCCTTCGACGCCACCAACTACACCGCCTACCAGGACTGCAACCTCTGGAAGGACCTGGCCAGCGATTACGTGCTGCAGGTCTGGCGCACCTACAGCCTGGCCCCCAGCGGACCGGACATCCGTTTCCTGGCGGACTGCTGGCCGGCGGCGGTGACCGCCCTCGACTACCTCAAGCAGTTCGACGTCAACGACGACGGACTGCCCGACAACGGCGGTGCCCCGGACCAGACCTTCGACGACTGGCCCCTGCAGGGTGTGAGCGCCTACTGCGGCGCCCTCTGGATCGCTGCCCTGGAGGCGGCCCTGGCCATCGGCCAGCGTCTCCAGCTGGAGCTGGGGCTCGACACTGCCGAGGAGCAACGGCGCTTCGGCGGCTGGCTCGAGCAGTCCCGAAGCCATTTCGATACCCTGCTCTGGAACGGCGAGTACTACGCCATCGATGCCGGCAGCGGCACCCCGGTGGTGATGGCCGACCAGCTCTGCGGCGACTTCTACGCCCGGCTGCTGGCGCTGCCACCGGTGGTGGCCGACGAGCGCGCCCTCTCCTCCCTCAAGGCGATACGTCAGGCCTGCTTTGAGTCCTTCGAGGGCGGCCGTCTGGGGGTGGCCAATGGCCTGCGCCGCGATGGCACCCCCCTCGATCCCGAGGGAACCCATCCGCTGGAGGTCTGGACCGGCATCAACTTCGGCCTGGCCGCTTACTACCGGCTGATGGGACAGAGCAGCACCGCCTTCGCCATCACCGGTGCCGTCGTGCGCCAGGTGTACGAGGGCGGCCTGCAGTTCCGCACACCGGAGGCGATCACCGCGGCCGGCACCTTCCGCGCCTGCCACTACCTGCGGGCCATGGCGATCTGGGCCCTGTGGGCGACCCACACCGGCTGGCAGCCGATCCCCGGCGCCGAGCGCCAGCCATGA
- a CDS encoding DUF3122 domain-containing protein, whose amino-acid sequence MSQRICGRIEVLLLAPLLALILAIAPAPALAQVHAHPDAEGTPVVRSLESLRDLDDQSWQVVAYREGPPGGALRLRIVGYPGKVRLDHPTALEVRSGRLRWDLEDVTLASAALARDNRAAAAEFDLAPLLADLEQNRPLRLRLPRVFSELAVPPYVVAEWRRLPDAPAP is encoded by the coding sequence ATGAGCCAGCGGATCTGCGGGCGGATCGAGGTGCTGCTGCTGGCCCCCCTGCTGGCCCTGATCCTGGCCATCGCGCCGGCACCGGCCCTGGCCCAGGTCCACGCCCACCCGGATGCCGAGGGCACGCCGGTGGTGCGCAGCCTGGAGAGCCTGCGCGACCTCGATGACCAGAGCTGGCAGGTGGTGGCCTACCGGGAAGGGCCGCCGGGGGGAGCGTTGCGGCTGCGGATCGTCGGCTACCCCGGCAAGGTGCGCCTCGACCACCCCACCGCCCTCGAGGTGCGCAGCGGTCGGCTGCGCTGGGACCTGGAGGACGTCACCCTCGCCAGTGCCGCCCTCGCCCGGGACAACCGCGCCGCCGCGGCCGAGTTCGACCTGGCGCCGCTGCTGGCCGATCTGGAGCAGAACCGCCCCCTGCGCCTGCGGCTGCCGAGGGTGTTCAGCGAGCTGGCGGTCCCCCCCTACGTGGTGGCCGAATGGCGCCGCCTGCCGGACGCGCCCGCCCCATGA
- the ribD gene encoding bifunctional diaminohydroxyphosphoribosylaminopyrimidine deaminase/5-amino-6-(5-phosphoribosylamino)uracil reductase RibD has product MSPGSPWHRWMDRALQLAALAEGRTSPNPLVGAVVLDADGTLVGEGFHARAGEAHAEVGALAQAGERARGGTLVVTLEPCCHHGRTPPCCEAVIAAGIARVVLAMADPNPLVAGGGSARLRAAGLEVIAGVREAEARRLNRPFLHRIATGRPLGILKWAMSLDGRTALPNGVSQWISGPEARAWVHRLRARCDAVIVGGGTVRADDPLLTSRGQRSPEPLRVVLSRSLDLPEKARLWDTSGAPTLVAHGPGAPQEARRRLAGSGAESLELRACEPARLLEALEARGCNRVLWECGPELAAAALRQGCIQQVAAVIAPRLLGGHPARTPLGDLGHTSLDATSLWPLAKVGRIGDDLLCWAIPGTRTAL; this is encoded by the coding sequence ATGAGCCCCGGATCCCCCTGGCATCGCTGGATGGACAGGGCCCTGCAGCTGGCCGCCCTCGCCGAAGGCCGCACCAGCCCCAATCCCCTGGTGGGCGCCGTGGTGCTGGATGCCGACGGGACGCTGGTGGGGGAGGGATTCCATGCGCGGGCTGGGGAGGCCCATGCGGAGGTGGGCGCCCTGGCCCAGGCGGGCGAGCGGGCCCGGGGCGGCACCCTGGTCGTGACCCTGGAACCCTGCTGCCACCACGGCCGCACACCCCCCTGTTGCGAGGCGGTGATCGCCGCCGGCATTGCCCGGGTGGTGCTGGCCATGGCCGACCCCAACCCCCTGGTGGCCGGCGGCGGCAGCGCCCGCCTGCGGGCGGCGGGCCTGGAGGTGATCGCAGGGGTGAGGGAGGCCGAGGCGCGCCGGCTCAACCGGCCCTTTCTGCACAGGATCGCCACCGGCCGACCCCTGGGGATCCTCAAATGGGCCATGAGCCTGGATGGGCGCACGGCGCTGCCCAACGGTGTCAGCCAGTGGATCAGTGGCCCGGAGGCCCGTGCCTGGGTGCACCGCCTCCGTGCCCGCTGCGATGCCGTGATCGTGGGCGGCGGCACGGTTCGGGCCGACGACCCCCTGCTCACCAGCCGGGGGCAGCGCAGCCCCGAACCCCTGCGGGTGGTGCTGAGCCGGAGCCTCGACCTGCCGGAGAAGGCCCGCCTGTGGGACACCTCCGGGGCGCCGACCCTGGTGGCCCATGGACCGGGAGCGCCGCAGGAGGCACGTCGGAGGCTGGCCGGATCCGGGGCGGAAAGCCTGGAACTGCGGGCCTGTGAACCGGCCAGGCTGCTAGAGGCGCTGGAGGCTCGCGGTTGCAATCGGGTGCTCTGGGAGTGCGGTCCGGAACTGGCGGCGGCCGCGCTGCGCCAAGGCTGCATCCAGCAGGTGGCAGCCGTGATCGCGCCCCGGCTACTGGGTGGCCACCCAGCCCGGACTCCCCTGGGCGACCTCGGGCACACCAGCCTCGATGCCACATCACTGTGGCCTCTGGCTAAGGTCGGCCGGATCGGCGACGACCTGCTCTGCTGGGCCATCCCAGGAACCCGGACGGCGCTCTGA
- a CDS encoding glycosyltransferase family 61 protein has translation MWIELRGPETCQYRLEDPWKQPTGRLAQYLEPITLDPQAYGVHDDARLVGPDLVGVDRDKRIIEETLHLKELPVSQRRRLVLRSLLPRAERIDAPVCSLVDIRRWSGAYFHWFLDALPRLIAAEDHSSRSGERTLVIVPTSLLSWQEESLALLGVATDRRLPHRAPGRGGLQVRRLIAGVAHRWQRGGRAPFDAISPWAIRRLAGRFSEAVPLQQGASAPSRLFLSRRGAPNRNIANEEAVMQLLEPHGFVAVRAERLSLSEQITLFGGATHIVAPHGGALTNLMHARGGHLLELFQAQHGVRPEYFQLADINGLDYRFLLCPNVPGSNDIRVDIDRLMEWLAMTL, from the coding sequence ATGTGGATTGAACTCCGTGGCCCCGAGACCTGCCAGTACCGGCTGGAGGACCCCTGGAAGCAACCCACCGGCCGGCTGGCTCAGTACCTCGAGCCGATCACTCTCGATCCCCAGGCCTACGGGGTGCACGACGACGCTCGGCTGGTGGGGCCCGATCTGGTGGGGGTGGACAGGGACAAAAGGATCATCGAGGAGACCCTGCATCTGAAGGAACTGCCGGTGTCCCAGCGGCGGCGGCTGGTTCTGCGCAGTCTTCTGCCCAGGGCCGAGCGAATCGACGCCCCGGTCTGCAGCCTGGTGGACATCCGACGCTGGTCCGGGGCCTATTTCCACTGGTTTCTCGATGCCCTGCCGAGGCTCATCGCCGCCGAGGATCACAGCTCCCGTTCCGGAGAGCGGACTCTCGTGATCGTGCCCACCAGCCTCCTGTCCTGGCAGGAGGAATCGCTCGCATTGCTGGGAGTGGCAACCGATCGTCGGCTGCCCCATCGCGCCCCCGGACGAGGGGGTCTCCAGGTCCGACGTCTGATCGCCGGGGTGGCCCACCGCTGGCAACGCGGGGGCCGGGCCCCCTTCGATGCCATCTCCCCGTGGGCCATTCGCCGGCTGGCCGGGCGCTTCAGCGAGGCGGTTCCGCTTCAGCAGGGAGCATCGGCTCCATCACGACTCTTTCTCTCCCGTCGCGGTGCCCCCAACCGCAACATCGCAAACGAGGAGGCGGTGATGCAGCTCCTGGAGCCCCACGGGTTCGTGGCCGTGCGCGCCGAGCGCCTGTCCCTCTCCGAGCAGATCACCCTCTTCGGCGGCGCCACCCATATCGTCGCCCCCCACGGCGGGGCCCTCACGAACCTGATGCATGCCCGCGGGGGCCATCTACTGGAGCTGTTCCAGGCTCAGCATGGCGTACGGCCTGAATACTTCCAACTCGCAGACATCAATGGCCTCGACTACCGCTTTCTGCTCTGCCCGAACGTACCAGGCAGCAATGACATCCGAGTGGACATTGATCGTCTTATGGAGTGGCTGGCCATGACCCTCTGA